TTCGTCCAGGTGGTGAAGATCCTTGTCCTGTGCGGCGCGGCAATCGTCATGATCTCTGTCCTGATCGATGAATCCCCGCTGCTGCTGCTGTCGGGCCTCGGCGCGATCACGGCGGTGCTGTTGCTGGTGTTCAAGGACACGATCCTGTCGCTGGTCGCGAGCGTGCAGCTGACCACGCAGGACATGCTGCGGGTCGGCGACTGGATCGAGATGCCCGGCATGAGCGCCGATGGCGACGTGATCGACATCTCGCTGCACACGGTGAAGGTGCAGAATTTCGACAAGACCATCACCACGATCCCGACGCACCGGCTGGTGTCCGATTCCTACCGCAATTGGCGCGGGATGCGCGAGGCGGGCGGACGCCGGATCAAGCGCTCGATCCATATCGACCAGAATGCGATCCGGTTCCTGAGCGACGACGAGGTGGCCGATCTCGCGAAGTTCCGCATCCTCGAGCCGTATCTCGCTGCCAAGCGCGCCGGGATCGCCGATTGGAATGCCAGCGAACTCGAAGGGGAAACGAGCCCGGTGAACGCGCGGCGGCTGACCAACATCGGGACGTTTCGCGCCTACGTGATCGCCTATCTCCAGTGGCACAAGCGCATCGGCGATGGCTTCACGTTGCTGGTGCGCCAGCTCGCGCCAGGGGCGCAGGGGCTCCCGATCGAGATTTATTGTTTTGCCGACACCACGACCTGGAGCGAATACGAGGCGATCCAGGCCGATATCTTCGATCACCTGCTGGCGATCCTGCCGGAATTCGATCTCAGGCTGTTCCAGGAGCCGAGCGGTCGGGATCTCTCGCAAATCGGCGCGCACGTAGCGGCATCAGGCGAACAATGCCCAGATCGCCAGTGAGGTCGCGATCCCGACCCCCATGTTCATCGGCACCCCGATCTTGACGAAATCGACGAAGCGATAGTTCGCCGCGCCGTAGACCAGCGTGTTGGTCTGATAGCCGATCGGGGTGGCGAAGCTGGCGCTGGCACCGAACATGACCGCAACGATGAGCGGGCGCGGATCGATCCCGGCGCTCTCGGCCAGGCCGATCGCCAGCGGCGTCACGATGACGGCGATCGCGTTGTTGGTCACCGCTTCGGTCAGGATGCTGGTCAGGCTGTAGACCAGCAGGATCAGCACGAGCGGGGAGCTGGAGCCGAGCATCGGCGCGAGCGCGGACACGACCAGTTCGACGGTGCCCGCGTTTTCCAGCCCCTTGCCGAAAGCCAGCATCCCGAAAATCAGCACCAGCGTGTTCGCATCGAGGCTGGCCCAGGCATCGTGCGGTTCGATGCACCGGGTGAGCAGCACCGCGGCGACTCCGCATATGGCGACCGCTTCGATGGGAAACCCGAAGATGGCGGCCCCGGCAACGACTCCGGCGAGAGTGGCGATGGCCACCGGAGCCTTGTGCCGGCGGTAGGAGCGCGCCTTGGTCGCGCCGACATGGGTGAGCTGCATGTTGCCCTGCAGCGCCTGAGCCGCGTCGGACCCGGCGGCGATCAGCAGGCGATCACCGGCACGCACGCGCACTTGGGCAAGCGAAGGCCCGGCGAGATGGCGCGGGCGTGACAGGCCGAGCACGCGGACCCGCAGGCGCGACAGCAGCTGGATTTCCGCCAGCCGCTGGCCCACCACCGGATGCGTCGCGCAGACCACCGCCTCGACCATTCGCAGATCGCTCGGCCGTGCGTCGCGCGCCGTCGAGACGCCGCCGCCGACTCCCACCAGCCCGGTGCGGAAATCGGGGGCTTCGGCGAGCGAGGCGATCTCGTCGGGGCTGGCGCTGACGATCAGGTGATCCTCCGCCGCCAGCACGTGATCTCCCAGCTGCCTGCGCTGCATGACAGAACCGCGCTTCACCGCCAGGATGCGCACACCGGGACGCCGCCAGAGCCCCGTTTCCGAGAGCTTCCTGCCGACATTGCGGCTCCTCGCGGTCAGGATCAGGTGCGTGAGGTAGACGTCGCTTTCGCTCTGTTCGTCCTCGGCGCGCGGGCCGCGATCGGGCAGCAGGATCGGGCCGAGGACTGCCAGGATCGCCAGCCCGGCGAGCAGGGCAATCATGCCGACAGCGGTAATCTCGAAAATGCCGAACGGCGCCTGTCCCGCCTCCTGCGCGACCCCGTCTACCAGCAGGTTGGTCGAAGTCCCGATCAGGGTCAGCGTACCGCCGAGGATCGTCAGGTAGGACAGCGGGATCAGCAGCCGGGTTGCGGCGACGTTGAGGGCCCGGGCGAGCTTGCGCACGACCGGGATCATCACGATCACCACCGGCGTGTTGTTCATGAACGCGGACGCGGCCACGGTCCCCAGCCCGATTTCCGCCGTCGCCAGCCGCGGCGCGCGGGTGGTTCGCCGCACGATCCATCCCGTCACCTCCTCCAGCGCGCCGGTTCGCATCAGCGCGCCCGAAAGAATGAACATCGCGGCGATGGTTACGGGTGCGGAATTCGCGAACGTGCCGAGCAGGTCGCCGGGCGACAGGAAACCGAGCGGAAGCATGGCCGCACCGGCGACCACGGCCACCACCACCGGCGGATGGCGTTCGCGCACGAAGGCGACGAACACCGCTATCAGCAGCGCGAGGCCGATCGGGGCCGAGTATTCGTGGAGAATCGACATCGTGCGCAGCCGGCCTTCGACAAGGAGAGACCGGAGTTTGCAGAAGCCGCGGGCAACGCCAAGAAAAAACGCCCGGAGCGCGAGGCCCCGGGCGTTCTTTCACGGAAGACTGAATTCGTGAAGAATTACGCGGCTTCGGCCTCGTCCTGCGGATCGCGCAACACATAGCCGCGGCCCCAGACGGTTTCGATGTAATTTTCGCCGCCGCAGGCATGGCTGAGCTTCTTGCGCAGCTTGCAGATGAAGACGTCGATGATCTTGAGTTCCGGCTCGTCCATCCCGCCATACAGGTGGTTGAGGAACATTTCCTTGGTCAGCGTGGTGCCCTTGCGCAGCGAAAGCAGCTCGAGCATCGCGTATTCCTTGCCGGTGAGGTGGACGCGGGCATTGTCGACTTCGACGGTCTTGGCATCGAGGTTCACGGCAAGCTTGCCGGTGCGGATGATCGACTGGCTGTGGCCCTTCGAACGGCGCACCACGGCATGGATGCGGGCGACCAGCTCTTCGCGGTGGAACGGCTTGGTCACGTAATCGTCGGCCCCGAAGCCGAACGAGCGGATCTTGGAGTCCATTTCGGCGATGCCGGAAAGGATCAGGACCGGCGTCTGCACCTTGGCGACGCGCAGTTTCTTGAGCACGTCGTAGCCGTGCATGTCCGGCAGGTTCAGGTCGAGCAGGATGATGTCGTAATCATACAGCTTGCCCAGATCGAGGCCTTCCTCGCCGAGATCGGTCGAGTAGACATTGAACCCTTCGGTCGTGAGCATGAGCTCGATGGCTTTCGCCGTTGTCGGCTCATCCTCAATCAACAGCACTCGCATCGCTGGTCCCCTATTTGCCCCAGGCCTGTGCAGTAACGCCTCGCTAAGAGGTGTTGCGCGTCATTAACCACACAACATCTGAACGGAAAAGGTTAACGGGCCGTAAACGGCTTCGCGGAAATCTTTACGAGTCTTTTATGCCACAGGTGATGTCCCGTGTGACTGCAGAACCTCACAAGCGATTATCCCGCAGCTGCATCGCGATTCAGGATACCATTTCTGCCAGCAACCTTGCCTCGACCGGACATGGCCCCTCGTCTTTCGTGTCGGGCCAATCTTCCAATGCTCTTCGATTGCAGGTCGCTTGAAAGCCGCAGGGACGGCAGGTGCGGTCGTCCCGTTTATTCGTCCGCGGTTGCGATATGGCGGAAGCGAGCGAATTCTCGCCCGGCCAATCCGACAGGCGCAGTCGCTCGCCGAATTCAAATCCGATTCTGCCGTCGGGCTGCACGATGATCCGCGTTGGAACCGTGTGCGTCGCCGTCTCACCATTCCGAAAACGCTCTGCTGCGGCCCTTGCCCGATCCAGCGGGATTACCGGGATATTCTGCCCGGTTGTCGCCCGATGGCCGTCCAGCAAGAGCAGCGCCTCGACCGTCTCTTCCGGACTCAGGATCAGGTTTCCGACCGGGGCGGCGCTTTCAGACGCGAAGACGGGTATGATCCGCAGCCAGTCGACACCTATCCCGGCGACAAGGTCGTGAGCGGCTGCCAAGTGATCGCGGTTTTCGCGCGTTAGCACCAGAATCACGCCCACTTTGGCGCCGCGCGCAACGAGCTGCGCCAAGTTCTGGACCGTCGCCGCCTCGGTAGCCTTTCCGCCGGCTGTGGGCCGCGTGCCAGGAACGACGTCCATCGACACGCTGAATTCGAACCCCGACGACACGAAGATGTCGAGCGTTTCGTTCCAAGCGAAAAGGTTGGTCTGCACCGCGTTGCGTGCGCCGCCCGCTCCTATCGCTTCACCCAGCACGTCGCGCTGTAGGGCCAAAACGTTCAGAACGTAATCGGGTGGCAGCAAGGTCGGTTCGCCGCCATGCCAGATGATCCGGTCAAACTCGTCAGGGTTCGCATCCACGCGGAGGTCGCGGATCGCTTCGAACACTTCGCGCCAGACCGGCAGACCCATGCGCGCTGTGTCGGCCAGCCGGTCCCACTCATAACAATAGCGGCAGCGCAGATTGCAGAGAGTTGAAACCTTGACCTGCCAAACACGTTTCGAACGTGGGGGCATTCTCACGGTGCGAAATCGTCTCCCAGGTCGAATTTGTCTTCCTTGCACAGATAGTCGCTGCGTTCGAGCGGCCCGGCGGCTGAGGACGGCATCGGATCGAGGCGGAACAACCCTTGTCCATCGACAAAGCCGAGTCGGCCGCCTCCAAGCTTCAATATCGCGTGGCTGGGCCGGTTCTGAGCGGTAACAGCCTTTGTTTTCTGATCGAGGCCAAGTCGCCAACTTGGATCCGACTTGCGCGAGGCGACAATGCCGCCGCGCTCACTCTTGATCACATACCCCGTGGATTCCGCCGTCTTCGACACACCGACAATCTTGCCGCCCCTGGTATCGATATGGCCGAAGGGCTCGAGCCGGTGAGTGCCGTCCTCAATCGCTCTCTTGCGGTATGCTTGCACACTTGAGGTTGCCGTATCCTCGGCAACCACAACGTCACCGGAAACTGCGGTGCGATACTTTAATCCGCCGTGCCGGGTCTTCATATTCGATCCTCCGGACTCGCTGCATCGCAGGAACGTACAGGATGGAGCGGGCAAACACTACCCTAGCCAAATTCTCGGAATCCGCCGGTCCGCACTGGTCCGGCGGTGTGAGCGTCAAATCCCTGCGAGCTTCTTCGCGCGCCGCCTTTGCGCGCTCGATCCTATCCCGATCGCCTCGCGATATTTCGCGACCGTGCGGCGGGCGAGGTCGAAGCCTTCTTCCTTGAGCAGGTCGACGAGCTTCTGGTCGGACAGCACCTTCTTGGGGTCCTCGGCGTCGGTAAGCGCCTTGATGCGGGCCTTGATCGCCTCCGACGAAGCGCCTTCGCCATCGCTTGATCCGACGCCGCTGGAAAAGAAATACTTCAGTTCGAACGTACCCCGATCGCAGTGCAGGTACTTGTTGCTGGTCACCCGGCTGACGGTGCTTTCGTGCATCTCGATCTTTTCCGCGACCTCGCGCAGGGTCAGCGGCCGCAGTTCGGATACGCCGCGGCGGAAGAAGCCGTCCTGCTGCTTCACGATTTCGGCGGCGGTCTTGAGGATCGTTTTCTGTCGCTGGTCGAGCGCGCGGATCAGCCAGTGCGCATCGGCGAGCTTTTCCTTGAGCCAGCCTTGCGTTGCCTTGTCGGGGGAGCCGTCCGATAGCTCGACGAAATAGCTGCGATTGACCACCAGCCGCGGCAGGGACTCTTCGTTGAGCGTAATGTCCCACCCGCCTGCATCGCCAGCGCGCAGCAGCACGTCGGGGATGATCGCGCTGCTTTCGCCCCCTGCAAAGGCAAGTCCGGGCTTGGGATCGTAGCCGCGCAATTCGCGCAACATGTCGGCAAAGTCCTCGTCATCGACATGGCACATGCGCTTGAGCCGCGCGACCTCGCCCTGCGCCAGCAGATCGAGATTGCCGATCAGCGCCTGCATGCAGGGATCGTAGCGGTCCGCCTCGCGCGCCTGGATCGCGAGGCATTCGGCCAGGTCGCGCGCGCCGACGCCGGTGGGGTCGAGCATCTGCACCACCGTCAACGCGTCTTCGACGAGGTCCATGTCGACCCCCAGGTCGTGCGCGATCTCGCGCAGGTCGGTGCGCAGATACCCGGCCTCGTCGAGCAGGCCGACGATGTGGCGCGCGACGAACGCCTCCTGTGCGTTGACGGCGATCGCGCCGACCTGGGCGTCGAGATGTTCGGTCAGGGTGGTTTCGGCGGCGCGCGCGGCACCGGGATCGGGATAATCGTCCGCGCCCGTTCCGCCCACTGCCGCCGCGCCCCACTCGGCGCTTTCTCGGCCTGCCTGCCGTCCGTCGCCGGTGTCGCGGTCACCGTCGAGCGCGGACACGTCGATATCGAGCGGGGCGTCGCTTTCCCCCGCGCCCTGCGCC
The Erythrobacter sp. JK5 DNA segment above includes these coding regions:
- the ctrA gene encoding response regulator transcription factor CtrA, with translation MRVLLIEDEPTTAKAIELMLTTEGFNVYSTDLGEEGLDLGKLYDYDIILLDLNLPDMHGYDVLKKLRVAKVQTPVLILSGIAEMDSKIRSFGFGADDYVTKPFHREELVARIHAVVRRSKGHSQSIIRTGKLAVNLDAKTVEVDNARVHLTGKEYAMLELLSLRKGTTLTKEMFLNHLYGGMDEPELKIIDVFICKLRKKLSHACGGENYIETVWGRGYVLRDPQDEAEAA
- a CDS encoding mechanosensitive ion channel family protein, which translates into the protein MEQLQTFFAQQVPWVQSLIGLALLAIAALAINFLLKRVILRAAAPYLDTQTLTSDKAAAWLATVIPLVIVSRGIHYVPNLYPEVAIVITNVARALIVFSIAMAIAKGLTYLNELYERQPRSRNRPIKGFVQVVKILVLCGAAIVMISVLIDESPLLLLSGLGAITAVLLLVFKDTILSLVASVQLTTQDMLRVGDWIEMPGMSADGDVIDISLHTVKVQNFDKTITTIPTHRLVSDSYRNWRGMREAGGRRIKRSIHIDQNAIRFLSDDEVADLAKFRILEPYLAAKRAGIADWNASELEGETSPVNARRLTNIGTFRAYVIAYLQWHKRIGDGFTLLVRQLAPGAQGLPIEIYCFADTTTWSEYEAIQADIFDHLLAILPEFDLRLFQEPSGRDLSQIGAHVAASGEQCPDRQ
- a CDS encoding SLC13 family permease, which translates into the protein MSILHEYSAPIGLALLIAVFVAFVRERHPPVVVAVVAGAAMLPLGFLSPGDLLGTFANSAPVTIAAMFILSGALMRTGALEEVTGWIVRRTTRAPRLATAEIGLGTVAASAFMNNTPVVIVMIPVVRKLARALNVAATRLLIPLSYLTILGGTLTLIGTSTNLLVDGVAQEAGQAPFGIFEITAVGMIALLAGLAILAVLGPILLPDRGPRAEDEQSESDVYLTHLILTARSRNVGRKLSETGLWRRPGVRILAVKRGSVMQRRQLGDHVLAAEDHLIVSASPDEIASLAEAPDFRTGLVGVGGGVSTARDARPSDLRMVEAVVCATHPVVGQRLAEIQLLSRLRVRVLGLSRPRHLAGPSLAQVRVRAGDRLLIAAGSDAAQALQGNMQLTHVGATKARSYRRHKAPVAIATLAGVVAGAAIFGFPIEAVAICGVAAVLLTRCIEPHDAWASLDANTLVLIFGMLAFGKGLENAGTVELVVSALAPMLGSSSPLVLILLVYSLTSILTEAVTNNAIAVIVTPLAIGLAESAGIDPRPLIVAVMFGASASFATPIGYQTNTLVYGAANYRFVDFVKIGVPMNMGVGIATSLAIWALFA
- a CDS encoding radical SAM protein; translation: MPPRSKRVWQVKVSTLCNLRCRYCYEWDRLADTARMGLPVWREVFEAIRDLRVDANPDEFDRIIWHGGEPTLLPPDYVLNVLALQRDVLGEAIGAGGARNAVQTNLFAWNETLDIFVSSGFEFSVSMDVVPGTRPTAGGKATEAATVQNLAQLVARGAKVGVILVLTRENRDHLAAAHDLVAGIGVDWLRIIPVFASESAAPVGNLILSPEETVEALLLLDGHRATTGQNIPVIPLDRARAAAERFRNGETATHTVPTRIIVQPDGRIGFEFGERLRLSDWPGENSLASAISQPRTNKRDDRTCRPCGFQATCNRRALEDWPDTKDEGPCPVEARLLAEMVS
- the rpoN gene encoding RNA polymerase factor sigma-54, giving the protein MALGPRLDLRQSQSLVMTPQLQQAIKLLAASNLEIETFIGEALEANPLLDTGATGSEDAPDSGGADDSPREDLTSDQLMAQGAGESDAPLDIDVSALDGDRDTGDGRQAGRESAEWGAAAVGGTGADDYPDPGAARAAETTLTEHLDAQVGAIAVNAQEAFVARHIVGLLDEAGYLRTDLREIAHDLGVDMDLVEDALTVVQMLDPTGVGARDLAECLAIQAREADRYDPCMQALIGNLDLLAQGEVARLKRMCHVDDEDFADMLRELRGYDPKPGLAFAGGESSAIIPDVLLRAGDAGGWDITLNEESLPRLVVNRSYFVELSDGSPDKATQGWLKEKLADAHWLIRALDQRQKTILKTAAEIVKQQDGFFRRGVSELRPLTLREVAEKIEMHESTVSRVTSNKYLHCDRGTFELKYFFSSGVGSSDGEGASSEAIKARIKALTDAEDPKKVLSDQKLVDLLKEEGFDLARRTVAKYREAIGIGSSAQRRRAKKLAGI